Proteins encoded by one window of Pseudonocardia sp. HH130629-09:
- a CDS encoding AI-2E family transporter: MDSGAQLAARAEDGGARRDPAEGGLLNPSPTARAASRGTVIGNGLTWVAAWSLRVALISLGLVILGYVTGMLWVVVWPVVLAILLATVLRPPAALLIRWRFPPAAASAVVLLVGIAAVTGLFVGIAPSIAGQTQQITSGVIAALGQIQQWISGPPLNLGESQIGDIITQVTQQLQQSATSIAGGVLTGVSTVASGLVSLVLALVLTFFFVKDGPRFLPWLTSITGRSAGGHIAEVLRRMWDVLGGFIRVQALVSLIDAVFIGIGLVLLGIPLALPLAVLTFIGGFIPIVGAVVAGSLAVLIALVTQGLGTAVAVVVLVVAVQQIEGNVLQPFLQGQSLKLHGAVVLLAVTAGGSLAGIAGAFLAVPVAAVLAVLLRYLGEQIDLRDRRFSGVDDTDDGDTDDGDTDDGDTDDGDTDDGDTDDGDTDDGDTPAPDRRAPGPDPAGSDPASSDTARSDAARSGAATDRAGAVGERDTVPVPPDSARQEGA; this comes from the coding sequence ATGGATTCGGGGGCGCAACTGGCCGCGCGTGCCGAGGACGGTGGGGCGCGGCGGGACCCGGCGGAGGGCGGGCTGCTGAACCCGTCGCCGACGGCCAGGGCCGCGAGCCGCGGCACCGTCATCGGCAACGGGCTCACCTGGGTGGCGGCGTGGAGCCTGCGGGTCGCGCTGATCTCCCTGGGGCTGGTCATCCTCGGCTACGTCACCGGCATGCTGTGGGTCGTCGTCTGGCCGGTGGTGCTCGCGATCCTGCTGGCCACCGTCCTGCGGCCGCCCGCGGCGCTGCTCATCCGGTGGCGGTTCCCACCCGCGGCCGCCTCGGCGGTGGTGCTGCTCGTCGGCATCGCCGCGGTGACCGGCCTGTTCGTGGGCATCGCGCCGTCGATCGCCGGGCAGACCCAGCAGATCACCTCCGGCGTGATCGCGGCGCTCGGCCAGATCCAGCAGTGGATCTCCGGTCCGCCGCTGAACCTCGGTGAGAGCCAGATCGGCGACATCATCACCCAGGTCACCCAGCAGCTGCAGCAGAGCGCGACCTCGATCGCCGGCGGCGTCCTGACCGGGGTGTCCACCGTCGCGTCCGGACTGGTCTCGCTGGTGCTGGCCCTGGTGCTGACGTTCTTCTTCGTCAAGGACGGGCCGCGGTTCCTGCCGTGGCTGACCTCGATCACCGGGCGTAGCGCGGGCGGGCACATCGCCGAGGTGCTGCGCCGGATGTGGGACGTCCTCGGCGGGTTCATCCGCGTCCAGGCGCTGGTGAGCCTGATCGACGCCGTGTTCATCGGCATCGGCCTGGTGCTGCTGGGGATCCCGCTGGCGCTCCCGCTGGCCGTGCTGACCTTCATCGGTGGGTTCATCCCGATCGTCGGTGCGGTCGTCGCGGGCTCGCTGGCGGTCCTCATCGCGCTGGTCACGCAGGGTTTAGGCACCGCGGTCGCGGTGGTGGTGCTGGTCGTGGCGGTGCAGCAGATCGAGGGCAACGTGCTGCAGCCCTTCCTGCAGGGCCAGAGCCTCAAGCTGCACGGCGCGGTCGTGCTGCTGGCGGTGACGGCGGGCGGGTCGCTCGCCGGGATCGCCGGTGCGTTCCTGGCCGTGCCGGTCGCCGCGGTCCTCGCGGTGCTGCTGCGCTACCTCGGTGAGCAGATCGATCTGCGGGACCGGCGCTTCTCGGGCGTCGACGACACCGACGACGGCGATACCGACGACGGCGACACCGACGACGGCGACACCGACGACGGCGACACCGACGACGGCGACACCGACGACGGCGACACCGACGACGGCGACACCCCCGCCCCGGACCGCCGCGCACCCGGCCCCGACCCGGCCGGCTCCGACCCGGCCTCCTCCGACACGGCCCGTTCCGACGCAGCCCGCTCCGGCGCCGCCACGGACCGGGCCGGCGCGGTCGGCGAGCGCGACACCGTGCCCGTCCCGCCGGACTCCGCCCGTCAGGAGGGCGCCTGA
- a CDS encoding dimethylamine monooxygenase subunit DmmA family protein: MPDPVRPLRTGAAALSVHVAPDWTTVPRYPGPAERGGSPHLVVVCGSAPAPDLGPADRLVRLPAGADAATLLDRELATLVTGTRILVTGPETLVQAVRAAALQRGALDEELVLVPTDVAHATRDRTVHCGHCHQHVVVHAAVGDAVACPGCRVVLHVAGHHSRRLGAFLGAPTPQRAP, translated from the coding sequence ATGCCCGACCCCGTCCGCCCGCTGCGCACCGGCGCGGCCGCACTGTCCGTGCACGTCGCACCGGACTGGACCACGGTGCCGCGTTACCCCGGTCCGGCCGAACGCGGCGGATCACCGCACCTGGTCGTCGTCTGCGGCTCCGCGCCCGCTCCCGACCTCGGGCCCGCCGACCGCCTGGTCCGGCTCCCTGCCGGCGCGGACGCCGCGACGCTGCTGGACCGGGAGCTCGCGACGCTGGTCACCGGCACCCGGATCCTGGTCACCGGGCCCGAGACGCTCGTGCAGGCCGTGCGCGCCGCAGCGCTGCAGCGTGGCGCCCTCGACGAGGAGCTCGTCCTGGTCCCGACCGACGTCGCTCACGCCACCCGGGACCGGACGGTGCACTGCGGACACTGCCACCAGCACGTCGTCGTGCACGCGGCCGTCGGGGACGCCGTGGCCTGTCCCGGCTGCCGGGTCGTGCTGCACGTCGCCGGCCACCACTCGCGCCGGCTCGGGGCGTTCCTCGGCGCGCCCACCCCGCAGCGGGCGCCGTGA
- a CDS encoding ferredoxin reductase — MTRAGVDLRVVAVTDAAPDVRSLEFAAAPGTGSLPAAPPGGHIGIEWAPGRWNSYSLTAPSPAPDRWHVSVARRPDSRGGSVWAHGLVPGDAVVATTPRSSFPPVDTARHHLLVAGGIGVTAVLSHARWHAFWGNPYTVLTVHRPGPAPHRDALRALCGDRLVEATGRAEARAALERLLGTAPFGSHVYTCGPPGLIAATARTARAAHWVDARIHAEAFVGEPERGTPFRAVLRSSGRTVEVGAHETLLDAVHRAGVTAPRCVGAGSVGSA, encoded by the coding sequence GTGACCCGGGCCGGGGTGGACCTGCGGGTCGTCGCGGTCACCGACGCCGCGCCCGACGTCCGTTCGCTGGAGTTCGCCGCCGCGCCGGGGACCGGGTCACTGCCCGCGGCGCCGCCCGGCGGCCACATCGGCATCGAGTGGGCGCCGGGCCGCTGGAACTCCTACTCGCTGACCGCGCCGTCCCCCGCACCCGACCGGTGGCACGTCTCGGTCGCGCGGCGCCCGGACTCCCGTGGCGGCTCGGTGTGGGCGCACGGTCTCGTCCCGGGTGACGCGGTCGTGGCGACGACGCCGCGCAGCTCGTTCCCGCCGGTCGACACCGCGCGCCACCACCTGCTCGTCGCGGGCGGGATCGGGGTGACCGCGGTCCTGTCCCACGCCCGCTGGCACGCGTTCTGGGGGAACCCGTACACCGTGCTCACGGTGCACCGCCCCGGTCCCGCCCCGCACCGCGACGCGCTGCGCGCACTCTGCGGGGACCGGCTCGTCGAGGCAACCGGCCGCGCCGAGGCCCGGGCCGCGCTGGAGCGGCTGCTGGGCACGGCACCGTTCGGCAGCCACGTCTACACCTGCGGCCCTCCCGGCCTGATCGCCGCGACGGCCCGGACCGCCCGCGCCGCGCACTGGGTCGACGCCCGCATCCACGCCGAGGCGTTCGTCGGGGAGCCCGAGCGCGGCACCCCGTTCCGCGCGGTGCTGCGCAGCAGCGGCCGCACGGTCGAGGTCGGTGCCCACGAGACCCTGCTCGACGCCGTGCACCGAGCCGGGGTCACCGCGCCGCGATGTGTCGGCGCGGGGTCTGTGGGGAGTGCGTGA
- a CDS encoding heme-dependent oxidative N-demethylase subunit alpha family protein: MTGVDDYPFPLPHPTYRISANVEPAGVERRTEAGSWGARILHDGPDRPAVAAERASILDRESARFVAAPHARASCWDACLYLLGRLATEQPGTCTLTRVPGRAGGWRFRDTATGTDREFVFGDDATLPEHPLRWVSRLVAEDVVVLGARGEALWLDAGAVAFASVWSIGFDAGMSFRELHGPVPGNGPGGVFERAECFLLRLHPGEAYRRLNWGLQPDDRRDLSLDAAPQWQPARTRLDLTDPGRQIHLRTEVQHLVRLPLTGAVLFLIGIRLLPLDGVAQVPAWRTRLASVLETLPPEVTEYKELEPLASNAAGWLRAQP, from the coding sequence GTGACCGGTGTCGACGACTACCCGTTCCCGCTGCCGCACCCGACCTACCGGATCAGCGCGAACGTCGAACCGGCCGGGGTCGAGCGCCGCACCGAGGCGGGCTCCTGGGGCGCGCGGATCCTGCACGACGGCCCGGACCGGCCCGCCGTCGCCGCCGAGCGCGCGTCGATCCTGGACCGCGAGTCCGCCCGGTTCGTCGCCGCGCCGCACGCCCGCGCGTCCTGCTGGGACGCCTGTCTGTACCTGCTCGGTCGGCTCGCCACCGAGCAACCCGGCACCTGCACCCTGACCCGCGTCCCTGGCCGGGCCGGTGGGTGGCGGTTCCGTGACACGGCGACCGGCACCGACCGGGAGTTCGTGTTCGGCGACGACGCCACCCTCCCCGAACACCCGTTGCGCTGGGTGTCCCGGCTCGTCGCGGAGGACGTGGTCGTGCTCGGCGCCCGCGGCGAGGCACTGTGGCTCGACGCCGGTGCCGTCGCCTTCGCCTCCGTGTGGTCGATCGGGTTCGACGCCGGCATGAGCTTCCGGGAGCTACACGGCCCGGTCCCCGGGAACGGACCCGGCGGGGTGTTCGAGCGCGCCGAGTGCTTCCTGCTGCGGCTGCACCCCGGCGAGGCCTACCGCCGGCTGAACTGGGGTCTGCAGCCCGACGACCGCCGCGACCTGTCCCTCGACGCCGCCCCGCAGTGGCAGCCCGCCCGGACCCGGCTCGATCTCACCGACCCCGGCCGACAGATCCACCTGCGCACCGAGGTGCAGCACCTGGTTCGGCTGCCCCTGACCGGGGCGGTGCTGTTCCTGATCGGGATCCGCCTGCTGCCGCTCGACGGGGTCGCGCAGGTCCCGGCCTGGCGCACCCGTCTCGCGTCGGTCCTGGAGACGCTGCCGCCGGAGGTCACGGAGTACAAGGAGCTCGAGCCGCTGGCCTCGAACGCCGCGGGATGGCTGCGCGCCCAGCCCTGA
- a CDS encoding DUF222 domain-containing protein, with amino-acid sequence MEPSAEPTTPAADPGPPPLSLHELESELLGLAGHITAAECGFLRLLAEFDDRGGWCGVGVRSCAHWLTWRAGMSLRTATEHLRVAHALTRLPRITEAFAAGRISYSKIRAITRLAGAEDSVLARLTPTPAATPHTPAPCTTTASPHLGADPTTDPRPGDDSITCDAGDDPGPAR; translated from the coding sequence GTGGAACCGTCCGCCGAGCCGACCACCCCCGCAGCGGACCCGGGACCGCCGCCACTCAGCCTGCACGAGCTCGAATCCGAGCTCCTCGGTCTCGCCGGCCACATCACCGCCGCCGAGTGCGGCTTCCTGCGCCTGCTCGCCGAGTTCGACGACCGCGGCGGCTGGTGCGGGGTCGGCGTCCGGTCCTGCGCCCACTGGCTGACCTGGCGAGCAGGGATGAGCCTGCGCACCGCGACCGAACACCTGCGCGTCGCGCACGCGCTGACCCGGCTGCCCCGTATCACCGAGGCGTTCGCGGCCGGCCGGATCTCCTACTCCAAGATCCGGGCGATCACCCGCCTCGCCGGCGCCGAGGACTCCGTCCTCGCCCGCCTCACTCCCACACCGGCCGCCACGCCGCACACTCCTGCACCCTGCACCACAACGGCGTCGCCCCACCTCGGCGCCGACCCCACCACCGACCCTCGACCCGGCGACGACAGCATCACCTGCGACGCCGGCGACGACCCGGGACCAGCCCGGTGA
- a CDS encoding LysE family translocator — MPIGSVLGFSGLSLLLVLTPGADWAYMIRAGLRGRTVLPSLAGLLGGHLALTGLVAAGIAAVVARRPEVLTVLTAVGAVYLLVLGATTLLRPAGPAVAAVDGGGSGLGDLVRGAGVSGLNPKALLLFLALLPQFADPAAPVPVGGQILLLGLVHVLGCALVYTGVGVGARAVLAARPAAARMVSRVAGAAMVTLGALLLASQLATV; from the coding sequence ATGCCGATCGGAAGTGTGCTGGGGTTCTCCGGCCTGTCGTTGCTGCTGGTCCTGACGCCCGGCGCGGACTGGGCGTACATGATCCGCGCGGGGCTGCGCGGACGGACCGTGCTGCCGTCGCTGGCGGGGCTGCTCGGCGGGCACCTGGCGCTCACCGGGCTGGTCGCGGCCGGGATCGCCGCGGTCGTCGCGCGCCGGCCGGAGGTCCTCACCGTGCTCACCGCCGTCGGCGCGGTCTACCTGCTGGTGCTCGGTGCGACGACACTGCTCCGCCCGGCCGGTCCCGCCGTGGCGGCCGTCGACGGCGGGGGGTCCGGGCTCGGCGACCTGGTCCGTGGCGCCGGGGTCAGTGGGCTCAACCCGAAGGCGCTGCTGCTGTTCCTGGCGCTGCTGCCGCAGTTCGCCGACCCGGCCGCGCCGGTCCCCGTCGGCGGTCAGATCCTCCTGCTCGGCCTCGTGCACGTCCTCGGCTGCGCGCTCGTCTACACCGGCGTGGGTGTCGGCGCCCGCGCCGTCCTGGCCGCCCGGCCTGCCGCGGCGCGCATGGTGTCCCGGGTCGCGGGTGCCGCGATGGTGACCCTCGGCGCCCTGCTGCTGGCTTCCCAGCTCGCAACGGTGTAA
- a CDS encoding Lrp/AsnC family transcriptional regulator, with translation MDTIDRKILAVLQADGRLTITELAERVRLSVSPCHRRLRALESSGAIAGYRAHLDAHRLGLGFDALVFVTMHEAVQDTVQAFESAVDDIEQVVAAQRLFGDPDYLLRIITPDLPAFQRLYDERLTTLPGVQRLSSTLVMKDVVADRGLPLEHGLGTGSRGS, from the coding sequence ATGGACACGATCGATCGGAAGATTCTTGCCGTGCTGCAGGCCGACGGCCGCCTGACCATCACCGAGCTGGCCGAGCGGGTGCGGCTGTCGGTGTCGCCGTGCCACCGCCGGCTGCGTGCCCTGGAGTCCTCCGGGGCGATCGCGGGCTACCGCGCCCACCTCGACGCGCACCGGCTCGGCCTGGGGTTCGACGCGCTGGTGTTCGTGACCATGCACGAGGCCGTGCAGGACACGGTGCAGGCGTTCGAGTCGGCCGTCGACGACATCGAGCAGGTCGTCGCGGCGCAGCGGCTGTTCGGCGATCCGGACTACCTGCTTCGGATCATCACCCCGGACCTGCCCGCGTTCCAGCGGCTCTACGACGAGCGCCTCACCACGCTGCCCGGCGTGCAGCGGCTGTCCTCGACCCTGGTGATGAAGGACGTCGTCGCCGACCGGGGGCTGCCGCTGGAGCACGGGCTCGGCACCGGAAGCAGAGGATCATGA
- a CDS encoding DEAD/DEAH box helicase, with amino-acid sequence MSVLTGAAREVRTALRSGRVTPATRTKFQTVALLLRDERARVRDRHDDAKRAETLQRLDEIAKALAMDAVRDAGLLALLADDAVVSDSARALKREMLRSAGIEVDEPEPEPEPVDVPQVPAKPQVVPQSVVARQMANPFLAPDFSAAPPSGPRPTPLTGWELLGPLLRSFERAGAGAPACMELPEPSTRPIPGGRELMPHQAKLVAAAENGHRTFLLADEPGLGKTAQALRAAEAANAYPLLVVVPNVVKTNWVREAALWAPRRAATAIQGNGDSVDGFADIVVVNYEVLDRHIGWLGDFGFRGMVVDEAHFIKNRTSQRSKHVLEIAEKIRTFIPRPLLMALTGTPLINDVEDFLAIWQFLGWIDATKPRAELLDALTATGMTPADGLFERAARQCVVDMGIVRRRKIDVAADIPARRIADLPVEIDGPTGRSIRAAEKALARRMVARYTAALAARRSGPGVEGIDHGLVRDVAGWEQKDAAEAGSGDNVFTMMRRLGRAKAGLAADYAVQIARSAGKVVFFAKHVDVMDAAEQTFAKQGVRYSSIRGDQTPSVRQRNIDAFVNDPGVAVAVCSLTAAGVGLNLQVASNIVLAELSWTAAEQTQAIDRSHRIGQSEPVTAWRILAAQTIDARIADLIDAKAGLAAAALDGADDVSGSSADVQREALVALLTEALEADLAAA; translated from the coding sequence ATGTCGGTGCTGACCGGGGCCGCACGCGAGGTGCGGACGGCTCTGCGGAGCGGCCGGGTCACCCCGGCCACCCGCACCAAGTTCCAGACGGTGGCGCTGCTACTGCGTGACGAACGGGCCCGGGTCCGCGACCGGCACGACGACGCGAAGCGCGCCGAGACCCTGCAGCGCCTCGACGAGATCGCGAAGGCGCTGGCGATGGACGCGGTGCGCGACGCCGGCCTGCTGGCCCTGCTCGCCGACGACGCCGTCGTCTCCGACTCGGCGCGCGCGCTGAAGCGGGAGATGCTGCGTTCGGCCGGTATCGAGGTCGACGAGCCGGAGCCGGAACCGGAGCCCGTCGACGTCCCGCAGGTCCCGGCGAAGCCGCAGGTCGTGCCGCAGTCCGTGGTGGCCCGGCAGATGGCCAACCCGTTCCTGGCGCCCGACTTCTCCGCCGCCCCGCCGAGCGGCCCGCGCCCGACCCCGCTGACCGGCTGGGAGCTGCTCGGCCCGCTGCTGCGTTCCTTCGAGCGCGCCGGGGCCGGTGCACCGGCCTGCATGGAGCTGCCCGAGCCGTCGACCCGCCCGATCCCGGGTGGCCGGGAGCTGATGCCGCACCAGGCGAAGCTCGTCGCCGCCGCCGAGAACGGGCACCGCACCTTCCTGCTCGCCGACGAGCCCGGCCTGGGCAAGACCGCGCAGGCGCTGCGCGCGGCGGAGGCGGCGAACGCCTACCCGCTGCTGGTGGTCGTGCCGAACGTGGTGAAGACCAACTGGGTGCGCGAGGCCGCGCTGTGGGCGCCGCGCCGGGCCGCGACCGCGATCCAGGGCAACGGCGACTCCGTCGACGGCTTCGCCGACATCGTCGTCGTCAACTACGAGGTGCTCGACCGGCACATCGGCTGGCTGGGCGACTTCGGGTTCCGCGGCATGGTCGTCGACGAGGCGCACTTCATCAAGAACCGCACCTCGCAGCGGTCCAAGCACGTCCTGGAGATCGCCGAGAAGATCCGGACGTTCATCCCGCGACCGCTGCTCATGGCGCTGACCGGCACCCCCCTGATCAACGACGTCGAGGACTTCCTCGCCATCTGGCAGTTCCTCGGCTGGATCGACGCGACCAAGCCGCGCGCCGAGCTGCTCGACGCGCTCACCGCGACCGGGATGACCCCGGCCGACGGGCTGTTCGAGCGCGCCGCCCGCCAGTGCGTCGTCGACATGGGCATCGTGCGTCGTCGCAAGATCGACGTCGCCGCGGACATCCCGGCCCGGCGCATCGCCGACCTGCCCGTCGAGATCGACGGCCCGACCGGCCGGTCCATCCGGGCGGCGGAGAAGGCGCTGGCCCGGCGGATGGTGGCCCGCTACACCGCGGCGCTGGCGGCCCGCCGGTCCGGCCCGGGCGTCGAGGGCATCGACCACGGCCTGGTCCGCGACGTCGCGGGCTGGGAGCAGAAGGACGCGGCGGAGGCGGGCTCCGGGGACAACGTGTTCACGATGATGCGCCGCCTCGGCCGGGCCAAGGCCGGGCTGGCGGCGGACTACGCGGTGCAGATCGCGCGCAGCGCGGGCAAGGTCGTGTTCTTCGCCAAGCACGTCGACGTCATGGACGCCGCCGAGCAGACCTTCGCCAAGCAGGGCGTGCGGTACTCCTCGATCCGGGGTGACCAGACACCCTCGGTGCGCCAGCGCAACATCGACGCGTTCGTGAACGACCCGGGCGTCGCGGTGGCGGTATGCTCGCTGACCGCGGCGGGGGTCGGGCTGAACCTGCAGGTCGCGTCGAACATCGTGCTCGCGGAGCTGTCCTGGACCGCGGCCGAGCAGACCCAGGCGATCGACCGCAGCCACCGGATCGGTCAGTCCGAACCGGTGACCGCGTGGCGGATCCTCGCCGCGCAGACGATCGACGCCCGGATCGCGGACCTGATCGACGCCAAGGCCGGTCTCGCGGCGGCGGCGCTCGACGGCGCCGACGACGTGTCCGGCTCGTCGGCCGACGTGCAGCGCGAGGCGCTGGTCGCGCTGCTCACCGAGGCGCTGGAGGCCGATCTGGCGGCCGCGTGA
- a CDS encoding alpha/beta fold hydrolase, translating to MPLVHHRTATVDGHEVFYREAGPADAPTIVLLHGYPTSSSMFRHLIPLLAGDHHVIAPDHLGFGHSAAPPAAEFDYTFDALADVTDGLLELLGVDRYALYVQDYGAPIGWRLALAHPERITAIVTQNGNGYEDGFVESFWTDVWAYGDAPGPETEPAVRAALGLDAIRWQYLHGVPDQGTVDPDTWHHDHALVSREGNDAVQLALFRDYRTNRPLYPRLHEFLRTSGVPVLAVWGRNDEIFGPDGARASARDARDVEVHLLDGGHFLLESHLDVVAGHLRRFLERVPR from the coding sequence ATGCCGCTCGTCCACCATCGGACCGCGACCGTCGACGGACACGAGGTCTTCTACCGGGAGGCCGGTCCCGCGGACGCACCCACGATCGTCCTCCTGCACGGCTACCCGACCAGCTCGTCGATGTTCCGGCACCTGATCCCGCTGCTGGCCGGCGACCACCACGTGATCGCACCGGACCACCTCGGCTTCGGGCACTCCGCCGCCCCGCCGGCGGCCGAGTTCGACTACACCTTCGACGCGCTCGCGGACGTCACCGACGGGCTGCTCGAGCTGCTGGGGGTCGACCGCTACGCGCTCTACGTCCAGGACTACGGCGCACCGATCGGCTGGCGGCTCGCCCTCGCCCACCCGGAGCGGATCACCGCGATCGTCACCCAGAACGGCAACGGCTACGAGGACGGGTTCGTCGAGTCGTTCTGGACCGACGTCTGGGCCTACGGGGACGCGCCCGGCCCGGAGACCGAGCCCGCCGTCCGCGCTGCCCTCGGCCTCGACGCGATCCGATGGCAGTACCTGCACGGGGTGCCCGACCAGGGCACGGTGGACCCGGACACCTGGCACCACGACCACGCGCTCGTCTCGCGCGAGGGCAACGACGCGGTCCAGCTCGCGCTGTTCCGCGACTACCGCACCAACCGCCCGTTGTACCCGCGTCTGCACGAGTTCCTGCGGACCTCGGGGGTCCCGGTGCTCGCCGTGTGGGGGCGCAACGACGAGATCTTCGGACCGGACGGGGCACGGGCGTCCGCCCGCGACGCCCGCGACGTCGAGGTGCACCTGCTCGACGGCGGCCACTTCCTGCTCGAGAGCCACCTCGACGTCGTCGCGGGGCACCTGCGGCGCTTCCTGGAGCGGGTCCCGCGGTGA
- a CDS encoding CGNR zinc finger domain-containing protein: MDLLLDLLNSRPLVDGTERDALRDPISGRRWARAHGGDGDPEELAALRRARDALTRVARGDTDPGVALTPLLDGAHRTPEFTDGRLTWRTATPPHARLAVEAVLAWAAVEEQLPGRLRPCANDACRLFLLDRSRANRARWCSMAACGNRAKARRHYERTR; encoded by the coding sequence GTGGACCTGCTACTGGACCTGCTCAACAGCAGACCCCTGGTCGACGGCACGGAGCGCGACGCCCTCCGCGACCCCATCTCGGGACGCCGCTGGGCACGGGCGCACGGCGGCGACGGCGACCCGGAGGAGCTGGCGGCACTGCGCCGCGCGCGGGACGCACTCACCCGGGTCGCACGGGGGGACACCGACCCGGGTGTCGCACTGACCCCGCTCCTCGACGGCGCGCACCGGACACCGGAGTTCACCGACGGCCGGCTGACCTGGCGGACCGCCACGCCCCCGCACGCCCGGCTCGCCGTCGAGGCCGTACTCGCCTGGGCCGCCGTCGAGGAGCAGCTGCCCGGGCGGCTGCGCCCCTGCGCGAACGACGCGTGCCGGCTGTTCCTGCTCGACCGGAGCCGCGCGAACCGCGCCCGGTGGTGCTCGATGGCGGCCTGCGGGAACCGCGCCAAGGCGCGCCGACACTACGAGCGGACCCGCTGA
- a CDS encoding Rid family hydrolase, translating to MSEVIDHATPTFHVTPGYGVTARDLLGYSQAVRIGDRVETSGQGGWNDDLVVAEDLEQEIVQAFDNVGRTLAEAGATWADVVHVNSYHKVAPGAEAIGDEHNRVMVREFRHRLGGRAPVWTQTGVTVLGLATMRIEIRVTALVGSAG from the coding sequence ATGAGTGAAGTTATCGACCACGCGACCCCCACGTTCCACGTCACGCCGGGCTACGGCGTCACGGCCCGCGACCTGCTCGGCTACAGCCAGGCGGTCCGGATCGGCGACCGGGTGGAGACCTCGGGTCAGGGTGGCTGGAACGACGACCTGGTCGTCGCCGAGGACCTCGAACAGGAGATCGTGCAGGCGTTCGACAACGTCGGGCGCACGCTCGCCGAGGCGGGCGCGACCTGGGCCGACGTCGTCCACGTGAACTCCTACCACAAGGTCGCCCCCGGGGCCGAGGCCATCGGCGACGAGCACAACCGGGTCATGGTCCGGGAGTTCCGCCACCGGCTCGGCGGGCGCGCGCCGGTCTGGACCCAGACCGGGGTCACCGTGCTCGGGCTCGCCACCATGCGGATCGAGATCCGGGTGACCGCCCTGGTGGGGTCGGCCGGCTGA
- a CDS encoding MarR family winged helix-turn-helix transcriptional regulator — protein MTTDRATPEAGGDEPTWLDGEEKAAWTSVISLIMLLPGRLEAPLQQAHGITLFEYLTLSHLSEAPGRRLRMSELAFLTNGSLSRLSNVVKRLEGRGWMHRSPDPDDGRYTLAALTDAGFDVVHAAAPTHLRAVRDVVLDRLGAQDRAALGRIGVALGVQDFPPRTGSPHFRSGTRGTEEDGPPVR, from the coding sequence GTGACGACGGACCGGGCGACGCCGGAGGCCGGTGGTGACGAGCCGACGTGGCTGGACGGCGAGGAGAAGGCGGCGTGGACGAGTGTGATCTCGCTGATCATGCTGCTGCCCGGCCGGCTGGAGGCCCCACTGCAGCAGGCGCACGGCATCACGCTGTTCGAGTACCTCACGCTCAGCCATCTGTCCGAGGCGCCGGGACGCAGGCTGCGGATGAGCGAGCTCGCCTTCCTGACGAACGGCTCGCTGTCGCGGCTGTCCAACGTGGTGAAGCGGTTGGAGGGCCGCGGCTGGATGCACCGCTCCCCCGATCCCGACGACGGCCGCTACACCCTCGCCGCCCTCACCGACGCCGGGTTCGACGTCGTGCACGCCGCGGCACCGACCCACCTGCGTGCGGTCCGGGACGTCGTCCTCGACCGGCTCGGCGCGCAGGACCGGGCGGCGCTGGGCCGGATCGGCGTCGCGCTCGGGGTGCAGGACTTCCCGCCACGCACGGGGTCGCCACATTTCCGATCCGGAACCCGCGGGACGGAAGAGGACGGGCCTCCGGTTCGTTGA